One stretch of Halobacillus litoralis DNA includes these proteins:
- the rsbW gene encoding anti-sigma B factor RsbW: MEPFDFVEVKVPAKAEYIGVVRLSISGIANRMGFTYEDIEDLKVAISEAITNAVKHAYKETGEGEITIGFGVYQDRLEVMVADHGGSFNLGEIKEDIGPYKQDDDIEELREGGFGLFLIDALMDKVEINSKYGVIVLMTKYLHETGVGQDGDQITTPQ; the protein is encoded by the coding sequence ATGGAACCATTTGATTTTGTTGAAGTGAAGGTACCTGCCAAAGCGGAATACATCGGTGTCGTCCGTCTGAGTATCTCAGGGATTGCCAACCGAATGGGATTCACTTATGAAGATATTGAAGATTTGAAGGTAGCCATTTCAGAGGCGATCACCAATGCGGTGAAACATGCGTATAAAGAAACGGGTGAAGGCGAAATCACGATCGGTTTTGGTGTTTATCAGGACAGGCTTGAAGTTATGGTTGCTGACCATGGAGGAAGCTTTAACCTTGGCGAAATCAAGGAAGATATCGGACCTTATAAACAAGATGATGATATCGAAGAACTGCGCGAAGGAGGCTTTGGCCTGTTTCTCATTGATGCTCTGATGGACAAAGTTGAAATCAATAGCAAATATGGAGTCATTGTCCTTATGACAAAATATCTCCATGAAACCGGGGTGGGTCAAGATGGCGACCAAATCACAACACCACAATGA
- a CDS encoding STAS domain-containing protein, with product MNLSIDVTNNEGVSNVVLTGEVDAFTAPKLKDTLLPLTKEKGQVVEVDFQDVNYMDSTGLGVFISALKSTKEHESEMRLVHMQDRVYRLFKITGLTEIINIESTVQGGM from the coding sequence ATGAATTTATCAATAGATGTTACGAACAATGAAGGTGTTTCAAATGTCGTCCTTACCGGAGAAGTGGATGCATTCACAGCACCCAAGTTAAAAGATACATTGCTGCCGCTGACGAAGGAAAAAGGCCAAGTTGTAGAAGTGGATTTCCAGGACGTGAATTACATGGATTCTACAGGTCTTGGTGTGTTCATCAGTGCTTTGAAATCAACAAAGGAGCATGAATCTGAGATGCGCCTTGTTCATATGCAGGACCGTGTTTACCGCCTCTTTAAGATTACAGGATTAACAGAAATTATTAACATCGAGTCTACAGTGCAAGGTGGTATGTAA
- a CDS encoding STAS domain-containing protein: protein MRIPILKLHNYLLISIQIDLDDQTAIQFHEDLLSKIHESGATGVVIDLTSVDIIDSFIAKVLGDVVTMSDLMGAKVVLTGIQPAVAMTLIDLGIHMQDVPTALDLEQGLIKLRHELEE from the coding sequence ATGAGGATACCTATTTTAAAGCTTCATAACTATTTACTCATTTCCATACAAATCGACTTGGATGATCAGACCGCCATCCAGTTCCATGAAGATCTTTTGAGCAAGATACATGAAAGCGGAGCGACAGGTGTCGTCATTGATCTGACATCAGTTGATATTATCGATTCTTTCATTGCCAAAGTGTTGGGAGACGTTGTGACGATGTCGGATTTAATGGGGGCCAAAGTTGTCTTGACAGGGATCCAGCCGGCAGTTGCGATGACTCTTATTGACCTAGGTATACACATGCAAGATGTCCCGACAGCGTTAGATCTAGAACAAGGATTGATCAAACTTCGCCATGAATTGGAGGAGTGA
- the sigB gene encoding RNA polymerase sigma factor SigB, with product MATKSQHHNEEVYEWIAYLQENPRDEAVQEKVVLVYKDLVESIARKYSKNSTIHEDLVQVGMLGLLAAIRRYDPEFGKSFESFAIPTIIGEIKRFIRDKTWSVHVPRRIKELGPKIKKVSEELTNSLQRSPSVKEIADELEVSEEDILETMEMGKSYKALSVDRKIEADSDGSTVTILDLIGNQEDGYSNIDQRMLLEKILPILSEREQEILQCTYFENMSQKDTGERLGISQMHVSRLQRRALRKLREALQSESVEVF from the coding sequence ATGGCGACCAAATCACAACACCACAATGAGGAAGTTTACGAATGGATCGCCTATCTACAAGAAAATCCACGAGATGAAGCAGTCCAGGAGAAGGTTGTCCTCGTTTATAAGGATCTTGTAGAATCCATTGCGCGTAAATACTCAAAAAACAGCACCATTCATGAAGACTTGGTTCAAGTTGGCATGCTTGGACTGTTAGCGGCAATCAGAAGGTATGACCCAGAGTTCGGCAAGTCTTTTGAGTCATTTGCCATTCCAACGATCATCGGGGAAATCAAACGCTTCATTCGTGACAAAACATGGAGCGTCCATGTCCCACGTAGAATCAAGGAGCTCGGTCCGAAGATCAAAAAGGTTTCAGAAGAGCTGACGAATTCATTGCAACGTTCTCCATCCGTGAAAGAAATCGCAGATGAGTTGGAAGTATCTGAAGAGGATATCCTTGAGACGATGGAAATGGGTAAAAGCTATAAAGCTCTGTCTGTGGACCGTAAGATCGAAGCAGATTCTGACGGAAGTACCGTCACTATCCTTGATTTGATTGGAAACCAGGAAGATGGATATTCCAACATCGATCAGAGAATGCTCTTAGAAAAAATACTTCCAATTCTTAGCGAACGTGAACAGGAAATCTTACAATGTACGTACTTTGAAAACATGAGTCAGAAAGATACAGGCGAACGACTGGGAATCTCCCAGATGCACGTATCCCGTTTGCAAAGACGGGCCTTGAGGAAGCTGAGAGAAGCCTTGCAGTCTGAATCTGTCGAGGTATTCTAG
- a CDS encoding PP2C family protein-serine/threonine phosphatase: MNTLKLDLENYKELLQEYIKTQDEQALYQAEQFSKHSMQQNISPEEIINVHIQSLQEIYPDMPEYIQASMNFLLETMISYGLAYQEYQTLREKQLELKSEISVAANMQKTLLSTVKPDLSEIDVGALSVPAKQMNGDYHHFVHDGKGSLGIAVADVIGKGVPAALCMSMIKYSMDSFSGMRTDPSVILGSLNRVVERNVDASMFITMFYGLYNSNEHTFNFSSAGHEPGYYYHKDRDEFEEIDAPGLVLGVSPEVTYKQYEKRVEKGDMIILLTDGVTECRQGDRFIDQEEILHVIKQYSHLPAQGIVDQVYKHFERLQDFQLRDDFTLIILRRNV, translated from the coding sequence ATGAACACATTGAAGCTCGACTTAGAAAATTATAAAGAATTATTACAAGAGTATATTAAGACCCAGGATGAGCAAGCTCTATATCAAGCGGAACAGTTCAGTAAGCACTCTATGCAGCAGAACATATCTCCTGAAGAGATTATCAATGTTCACATCCAATCGCTACAAGAAATATACCCGGATATGCCTGAGTATATTCAGGCATCAATGAACTTTCTTCTAGAAACTATGATCTCTTATGGATTGGCGTATCAGGAGTATCAGACGTTGCGGGAAAAGCAGCTTGAGCTCAAATCGGAAATTTCCGTCGCTGCCAATATGCAAAAAACTTTATTGTCGACAGTGAAACCGGATTTGTCTGAGATTGATGTTGGAGCTTTGAGTGTTCCTGCTAAGCAAATGAACGGGGACTATCACCACTTCGTCCATGATGGAAAAGGAAGTCTTGGGATCGCTGTTGCCGATGTCATAGGTAAAGGTGTCCCTGCTGCTCTCTGTATGTCGATGATCAAATACTCGATGGACAGTTTTTCAGGAATGCGAACAGACCCTAGTGTCATTCTGGGCAGTTTGAACCGTGTAGTGGAGCGGAACGTGGATGCAAGCATGTTTATTACGATGTTCTATGGCTTGTATAATTCGAATGAGCATACGTTCAATTTTTCTTCCGCCGGCCATGAACCAGGTTACTATTACCATAAAGATCGGGATGAGTTTGAGGAAATCGATGCCCCGGGACTTGTACTCGGCGTATCTCCTGAGGTCACGTATAAGCAGTATGAAAAGAGAGTGGAAAAAGGAGATATGATCATCCTTCTGACCGATGGTGTAACCGAATGTCGGCAAGGGGACCGATTCATTGATCAGGAAGAAATTTTACATGTCATCAAACAATATTCCCACCTTCCGGCACAGGGAATTGTGGACCAGGTGTATAAACATTTCGAGCGTCTGCAGGACTTTCAGTTGAGAGATGACTTCACATTAATTATTTTACGAAGAAACGTTTAG
- a CDS encoding PP2C family serine/threonine-protein phosphatase, producing the protein MDLSIFQKAKKGNYYCGDSYFYKETEAAFLCALADGLGSGEMARESSKAVMEVIEEHPDLTLEALIKKCNEVLVGKRGVVLGILRIDFNTRTYSYSSIGNIGVITVDPDGKRNRNIPLAGYLSGYPRRLRISHGTVQEGMVFLMFSDGVNDRRLSSKFTHSKDVEQITQHYKELYGQSRDDDITLIAMAYN; encoded by the coding sequence GTGGATTTATCTATTTTCCAAAAAGCCAAAAAAGGGAATTACTATTGCGGTGACAGCTATTTCTACAAGGAAACGGAGGCTGCATTCCTTTGTGCCCTCGCCGACGGTCTCGGGAGTGGTGAAATGGCCCGTGAGTCATCCAAGGCAGTGATGGAAGTGATAGAGGAACATCCAGATTTGACTTTAGAAGCTCTCATAAAAAAATGCAACGAGGTATTGGTAGGGAAACGTGGAGTCGTCCTGGGGATTTTAAGGATCGACTTTAACACTCGTACTTATTCCTATTCATCGATAGGTAACATCGGTGTTATTACCGTGGACCCGGATGGGAAGCGCAACCGCAACATTCCGTTGGCTGGTTACTTATCAGGTTATCCACGAAGGCTGAGAATTTCTCACGGTACTGTGCAAGAAGGGATGGTATTCCTTATGTTCTCGGACGGAGTCAATGACCGTCGTCTGTCTTCAAAGTTTACTCATTCCAAAGACGTTGAGCAAATTACTCAACATTACAAAGAATTATACGGTCAATCTCGTGATGATGATATCACCCTGATTGCCATGGCATATAATTAA
- a CDS encoding anti-sigma regulatory factor, whose amino-acid sequence MDFQSCVNIKKEWDIVGARQLGRDISRKIGFGTVDQARIATAISELARNIYLYAGTGRVCFEALEDMNKKGIRIVATDEGPGIKDISQVMEDGFTTSGGLGAGLPGVKRLMDDFDIVSAEGEGTEITVVKWLR is encoded by the coding sequence ATGGACTTCCAATCCTGTGTCAATATTAAGAAGGAATGGGACATCGTCGGAGCCAGGCAACTTGGACGAGATATATCCAGAAAGATCGGCTTCGGGACTGTCGATCAAGCAAGGATTGCCACGGCCATTTCTGAACTGGCACGGAATATTTATTTATATGCAGGAACAGGTAGAGTCTGTTTCGAAGCTCTCGAGGACATGAACAAAAAGGGAATTCGGATCGTAGCTACAGATGAAGGTCCTGGTATAAAAGATATCAGCCAAGTTATGGAAGATGGGTTCACCACATCAGGAGGGCTCGGAGCAGGGCTTCCAGGGGTGAAACGGTTAATGGATGACTTTGATATTGTATCAGCAGAAGGTGAAGGTACGGAAATCACTGTCGTCAAATGGCTCCGTTAA
- a CDS encoding RsbT co-antagonist protein RsbRA, giving the protein MDERLKNVVVEHSDDIVKMWLEEVNTHKKNDYTSTISDEMFESTNREFVNVIFSSIEKQGLSSDLDDFSERLINLGWPLSYLTDGMQVFRRVVTDFILKQSDKIDSDYFSEVLRKVDGWVDPIINRLVNEYSGSWEHIVSLQRVALQELSAPLIPVMENITIMPLIGTIDTERAKLIMENLLDGVIKHNAEVVLIDITGVPVVDTMVAHHIIQAAEAVRLIGSRCILVGIRPEIAQTIVNLGIDLGKFPTKSSLRKGFQTALELTNRRIEETQNNDEDIEKLIDSLDRE; this is encoded by the coding sequence ATGGACGAAAGACTGAAAAATGTTGTAGTAGAACATAGTGATGACATTGTCAAAATGTGGTTGGAGGAAGTTAACACACATAAGAAGAATGATTATACATCGACGATTTCTGATGAAATGTTCGAAAGTACGAACCGTGAATTTGTCAATGTGATTTTTTCCAGTATTGAGAAGCAGGGATTATCCTCTGACTTGGACGATTTCTCTGAGCGCTTGATCAATCTCGGCTGGCCGTTGAGTTATTTAACGGATGGGATGCAGGTGTTTCGTCGTGTGGTGACGGATTTCATCCTCAAACAATCGGATAAAATCGATTCGGATTACTTTTCTGAGGTTCTTCGGAAAGTAGATGGCTGGGTCGACCCGATCATCAACCGTCTTGTCAACGAGTATTCGGGAAGCTGGGAGCATATCGTTTCCTTACAGAGAGTAGCTTTACAAGAGCTTTCCGCCCCTTTGATCCCTGTGATGGAGAACATTACGATCATGCCTCTGATCGGAACCATCGACACTGAGCGGGCCAAGTTAATCATGGAAAACCTGCTGGATGGAGTGATCAAACATAACGCCGAAGTTGTTTTGATCGATATTACAGGTGTTCCGGTTGTGGATACGATGGTTGCCCATCACATAATCCAGGCGGCTGAGGCTGTACGGCTGATCGGTTCCCGGTGCATTTTGGTCGGAATCCGTCCTGAAATTGCACAGACGATTGTAAACCTTGGAATCGATTTAGGTAAGTTCCCTACGAAGAGTTCATTGCGGAAAGGGTTCCAAACAGCATTAGAATTAACAAATCGTCGTATTGAAGAAACCCAGAACAACGATGAAGACATCGAAAAATTAATTGATTCACTAGATAGGGAGTGA